In the Gossypium arboreum isolate Shixiya-1 chromosome 10, ASM2569848v2, whole genome shotgun sequence genome, one interval contains:
- the LOC108486928 gene encoding pentatricopeptide repeat-containing protein At3g54980, mitochondrial-like codes for MKSPFRNPPSIPPIVFRCFPSPKCLCSTPQPPTSPEKIPSDSHFTRKPFSDSDCPISSSNEPHLTSFSTQDASLTQTHVINTLLSHKDDPPSALKYYRSIKKKRGFVQSIDAFCVLLHILVRSSKTYKHVQYFLNDKFGSDHSEPAPLAFLDHLIDTTKRFDFELNSRAFNYLLNGYVRFNRIDDAVDCFNGMIERNVVPWVPFTNILLTALVRRNLMDKARELYEKMVSIGVAGDCFTVYLMMRAFLKEEKPLEAEKFFREAKAQGIELDAAVYSIAIQAACQKPDLNMAGELLGKMKDRGWVPSEGTFTTVIGAFVKQGNLAEALRLKDEMLSSGKQLNLVVATSLMKGYCKQGDIDQALNLYNKIKEDGLAPNQVTYAVLIEGCCRNQNVKKAYELYEEMKIMDIQPTVFNVNSLIRGFLEASSLNEASNLFDKAVESGIANVFTYNIFLNHFSKDGKVKEACSLWQRMVANGQVPSNVSYNNMILAYCRAGNMDMAHTVFSKMLEQGLKPNAITYSTLIDGHFRKGDAERALDIFDEMIGVHIAPSDYTFNIMINGLSRVGRTSQTRDMLKVFVDGGFVATCMTYNSIINGYVKEGAMNSAMGVYKEMHENGISPNVVTYTTLVNGFCKSNNMDLALKMHHEMKSKGLQLDVTAFSALIEGFCKKQDMVRACELFSELQQVGLSPNEFVYNSLIRGFRNANNMEAAKDLHKKMIKEGVPCDIQVYTTLMDGFLRESKLHLASDLYSEMLSKGIVPDMVTYTVLLNGLCSKGHLESAYKVLEEMDRKGITPNVLIYNALIAGNFRYGNLEEALRLHNEMLDRGLVPDDATYDVLVNGKVKAKGEDLYGVSSKEEATWCGGFGLSGDAIV; via the coding sequence ATGAAGTCTCCATTTAGAAATCCTCCATCCATTCCACCTATTGTTTTCCGTTGTTTCCCAAGCCCCAAATGCCTTTGCTCTACGCCTCAACCACCAACTTCTCCTGAGAAAATCCCCTCTGATTCGCACTTTACCAGAAAACCCTTCTCAGATTCCGATTGCCCCATTTCCAGTTCCAATGAACCCCACCTGACATCATTCTCCACACAAGACGCCAGCTTGACCCAAACACATGTCATAAACACTCTTCTCAGCCACAAAGACGATCCCCCATCGGCTTTGAAGTACTACCGTTCCATCAAAAAGAAACGGGGTTTTGTCCAAAGCATCGATGCCTTTTGTGTTCTGCTTCACATTTTGGTAAGATCCTCCAAGACCTATAAACATGTTCAATATTTTCTCAATGATAAATTTGGTTCAGACCATTCAGAGCCTGCCCCACTTGCTTTCTTAGATCACTTGATTGATACCACAAAAAGGTTTGATTTTGAGTTGAATTCGCGAGCTTTTAATTACTTGTTGAATGGTTATGTTAGATTCAATAGGATAGATGATGCCGTGGATTGTTTTAATGGAATGATTGAGCGTAATGTAGTTCCTTGGGTTCCCTTTACGAATATTCTTTTAACAGCATTGGTTAGGAGGAATTTGATGGATAAAGCCAGGGAGTTGTATGAGAAGATGGTTTCCATTGGAGTTGCAGGTGATTGTTTtacagtttatttgatgatgcgTGCTTTCTTGAAAGAAGAGAAGCCTTTGGAAGCTGAGAAGTTTTTCAGGGAGGCCAAGGCTCAAGGGATAGAACTTGATGCTGCAGTTTATAGTATTGCGATTCAGGCTGCTTGTCAGAAACCTGATCTGAATATGGCTGGCGAGTTATTGGGGAAAATGAAGGATAGGGGATGGGTTCCTTCTGAGGGTACATTTACAACTGTTATTGGggcttttgtgaaacagggaaaTTTGGCAGAGGCATTGAGGCTCAAGGATGAGATGTTGAGTTCTGGGAAGCAGTTGAATTTGGTGGTTGCGACTAGTTTAATGAAGGGATACTGCAAGCAAGGTGATATTGATCAGGCTTTGAATTTGTATAACAAGATTAAGGAGGATGGGCTTGCGCCTAACCAGGTTACGTATGCAGTTTTGATTGAAGGGTGTTGTAGGAATCAGAATGTTAAAAAGGCGTATGAGCTTTATGAAGAAATGAAAATCATGGATATTCAACCTACTGTTTTTAATGTGAATTCCTTGATTCGTGGATTCTTAGAAGCTTCCTCACTGAATGAGGCATCTAATTTGTTTGACAAGGCAGTTGAGTCTGGCATTGCCAATGTTTTTACATATAATATTTTCTTAAACCATTTCTCTAAGGATGGTAAAGTGAAAGAAGCTTGCAGTTTATGGCAGAGAATGGTGGCTAATGGTCAGGTACCTAGTAATGTTTCTTATAATAACATGATTCTTGCCTACTGTAGAGCGGGGAATATGGATATGGCACatactgtattttcaaagatgcTTGAACAGGGCCTTAAACCTAATGCCATCACATATTCAACATTAATTGATGGGCATTTCAGAAAAGGTGATGCTGAACGGGCCTTAGACATTTTTGATGAAATGATAGGTGTGCATATTGCCCCCTCAGACTACACATTCAACATAATGATTAATGGTTTGAGCAGAGTTGGTCGTACATCTCAGACTAGGGATATGTTGAAGGTGTTTGTTGATGGGGGTTTTGTCGCTACATGTATGACATACAATAGCATCATTAATGGATATGTGAAGGAAGGTGCCATGAACTCTGCCATGGGAGTTTATAAAGAAATGCATGAAAATGGAATTTCACCTAATGTTGTCACGTACACTACCTTGGTGAATGGATTTTGCAAAAGCAATAACATGGATCTGGCTCTGAAAATGCATCATGAGATGAAAAGCAAAGGTTTGCAATTGGATGTTACTGCATTCAGTGCGCTTATTGAAGGGTTCTGCAAGAAGCAAGACATGGTCAGAGCATGTGAACTTTTTTCCGAACTCCAACAAGTTGGGTTATCTCCAAATGAATTTGTTTACAACAGCCTGATTCGTGGGTTTAGGAATGCAAATAATATGGAAGCAGCTAAGGACTTGCACAAGAAAATGATAAAGGAGGGAGTTCCTTGTGATATACAAGTATACACCACACTAATGGATGGATTTTTGAGAGAGAGTAAATTACACCTTGCATCTGATCTTTATTCAGAGATGCTGTCCAAGGGGATTGTGCCTGATATGGTTACCTATACTGTTCTGTTAAATGGTCTTTGTAGTAAAGGACATCTTGAGAGTGCTTACAAGGTTTTAGAAGAGATGGATAGAAAGGGCATTACTCCTAACGTACTTATATATAATGCTTTGATTGCTGGAAACTTTAGGTACGGGAATCTAGAAGAGGCTTTGAGATTACATAATGAAATGCTTGATAGAGGTCTTGTACCTGATGACGCTACTTATGATGTACTTGTAAATGGAAAAGTCAAGGCCAAAGGTGAAGATCTTTACGGAGTTTCAAGCAAAGAGGAAGCTACCTGGTGTGGGGGCTTTGGTCTGTCTGGAGATGCAATTGTATAG